From Virgibacillus ihumii, the proteins below share one genomic window:
- a CDS encoding acyl-CoA thioesterase → MESLPKISYINDLEQWRSEFSFHIPIKIRFSETDMFGHVNNVSPFIYFEEGRIEFLKAAGVFGRDNTENGMPIVADLQCDYHKQLFFDDTLKLYVKVNHVGKTSLDIHYMAANEKDELCLTGRGRMVYINRQTGKPVSINESMKEKLINQ, encoded by the coding sequence GTGGAGAGCTTGCCAAAAATATCCTACATCAATGATTTGGAGCAGTGGAGATCAGAATTTTCCTTTCATATCCCAATAAAAATCCGATTTTCAGAGACAGATATGTTTGGACATGTGAACAATGTTTCACCTTTTATTTATTTTGAAGAGGGACGTATTGAGTTTTTAAAAGCAGCCGGGGTGTTCGGACGTGACAATACGGAAAATGGCATGCCAATTGTGGCTGATCTTCAGTGTGATTATCATAAACAACTGTTTTTTGATGATACACTGAAATTGTATGTCAAGGTAAACCATGTCGGAAAAACCTCGCTTGATATACACTATATGGCTGCAAATGAAAAAGATGAGCTATGCCTTACGGGGCGTGGGCGGATGGTATACATAAACAGGCAAACCGGTAAACCGGTATCCATAAATGAATCCATGAAAGAAAAACTGATAAACCAATAA
- the sdhB gene encoding succinate dehydrogenase iron-sulfur subunit produces MAEQKTVKFIITRQDSPDSAPYEESFDVPYKTNMNVISGLMEIRQNPVNDKGEKTTPVAWDMNCLEEVCGACSMVINGTARQSCAALVDKLEQPIRLEPMSTFPIVRDLVVDREQMFDALKQVKAWIPIDGTYDLGPGPRMPEKKRQWAYELSKCMTCGVCLEACPNVNDKSNFIGPAALSQARLFNAHPTGEMNSKERLDGLMEEGGVTGCGNAQNCVQVCPKGIPLTTSIAAMNRATNIQSFKNFFGSDNAH; encoded by the coding sequence ATGGCTGAACAAAAAACTGTTAAGTTTATTATAACGCGTCAAGACAGCCCGGATTCTGCTCCTTATGAGGAATCATTTGATGTTCCTTATAAAACAAACATGAATGTTATTTCCGGACTGATGGAAATCCGTCAGAACCCAGTTAATGATAAAGGTGAAAAAACGACTCCGGTAGCATGGGATATGAACTGTCTCGAGGAAGTGTGCGGGGCTTGTTCAATGGTCATTAATGGAACAGCACGTCAATCCTGTGCAGCCTTAGTTGATAAACTGGAACAGCCAATCCGCCTGGAGCCAATGAGCACATTTCCAATTGTCCGTGATCTTGTAGTGGATCGCGAGCAAATGTTTGATGCATTGAAACAAGTAAAAGCATGGATTCCAATTGATGGGACGTATGATCTTGGGCCAGGACCGCGTATGCCGGAGAAAAAACGGCAATGGGCATATGAGTTGTCAAAATGTATGACTTGCGGTGTGTGCCTGGAGGCTTGTCCGAATGTGAATGATAAATCGAACTTTATTGGACCGGCTGCTTTATCTCAAGCAAGATTGTTTAATGCACATCCAACTGGAGAAATGAATTCCAAAGAACGATTGGATGGACTAATGGAAGAAGGCGGCGTTACCGGTTGTGGAAACGCGCAGAATTGTGTACAGGTTTGTCCGAAAGGCATTCCATTGACAACTTCCATTGCTGCTATGAACCGTGCAACAAACATCCAGTCTTTCAAAAACTTTTTTGGAAGTGACAACGCACATTAA